Part of the Burkholderia sp. FERM BP-3421 genome, TGCCCGCCTCGGCGGCGGAGCGCGCGCGGGTGCGGGCGCTGTTCCAGATCGTCGCGGCGGACACCCATCCCATCACGTCGATGCGCGTGAGCGCCTATCTGAAGGCGCACGGCTTCCAGGACGCCGGGGTGCGCGCATGGCAGCACCACTGGCTGCGCCGCAGCTTCGATGCGCTCGACGCGCTGTTGAGCGCCGAGCGCGGAACCGGCCGCTTCAGCCACGGCGACCAGCCCACGCTCGCGGACATCGCGCTCGTGCCGCAGGTTTATTTCGCGCGTCGCGTGGGACTTGAATTGGACGCGTGGCCGACTATCATCCGCATCAACGAGGCCTGCCTGGCCGAGCCGGCGTTTGCGCACGCGCATCCGGACCGGCAGTGAGGGCGCATCCGCTTCACGCTGACCGCCGGGCGCGCATCCGGCATGCCTCCGGAGCGGCGCGCCGCGTCGGGGCGGGGGAGCGGGGCC contains:
- the maiA gene encoding maleylacetoacetate isomerase, with amino-acid sequence MIKLHGFYRSSATFRVRIALNLKGVAYESVARDLERGAQREPAYLALNPQGLVPALEVDGVVLNQSLAIIAYLDERHPLPPLLPASAAERARVRALFQIVAADTHPITSMRVSAYLKAHGFQDAGVRAWQHHWLRRSFDALDALLSAERGTGRFSHGDQPTLADIALVPQVYFARRVGLELDAWPTIIRINEACLAEPAFAHAHPDRQ